The DNA sequence CGCAAATAATTATGAGGAAATTGATGAAGAGCATCCGATTATCGAACGATTGGCAACTCCTGAGACAGCACTACACACATTCCGGGAAGGAACAGCAATGAGCAAGGGTACCACAACGTCCACAGGCCTGGTACATACCTATTTTGTTAACGTTTTCGGGGCTATTCAATATAGGGCCATCCACGAGGAGATTGCGAAACGGGTTTTTGAGGCCTTTTTTAATGAGGATATCTTTGTCGGGCAATTGCGGACGAGACTTGGAATTGTGGGGTGGGAACAAAAAGGTCCGGAAGAAGCGGCACGCGCATTACTGCGGATGGTCTCTCAGACAGAATAATCAGCATTGCTGTGAAGCGGGTTTCCATGAAATATCAGCGTCTTTATTATCCCGCCTAATCGCGAAAAACCTTGACGGAGCTTATGGTGTCGGGGAAAGGAGGGGACGTTAAGAAAGTAAGAAACTCCGGACCCCTCTGCACGTTCGTCCATATTTCTTATTGGTTACAACACATCCAGGCGGGTCCCGGTATATATGTTCTTTTTAGCATGAATCCTGCAACAACACGCCTCTTCACTCTGTGCCGAATGAGCTTTTCCCGACTCGCGACTTCGAGCATGGTCGAAGACCACGCTTGAGGGAGCTTGGGAGGGAAGCAACGTTTTCGGCGAAGGGATATTGCGGCTTCAAACTGATATAATGACCTGAAGGTGGATATGACCGAACTGCCTTTTGCCCTCAAAGGAAAGATATTCCGAAGCCCCATGCCTTTCGGGACGTATGATCCTCAGAGTGTGGTGTTTGACGAATACGTGAAGAACGACATCTCCGTTGTGGTTCCCCTTGTCAGTGTGGAAGAATGTAAGGAGAAGGCAAACAGGAACCTGCATCGGCTTTATGTGGAGATGGGATTTGATGTCGTAGCCTTGCCTATTGAGGATTATGCGGCGCCCAGAGTTGAGGCTTTGGCTGATGTTATTGCAAGGGTAATAGCGTGTGCCGAATCCGGCAGGAATGTCGTTGTCCACTGTTCCGCGGGGCAGGGCAGGACGGGGACGTTCATGGCCTGTATGGCGAGGAGGGTCTTCGGTATGACGGGGAAAGAGGCGATTGCATGGACGAGAAGGTACATTCCCGGCGCTGTCGAAACACCGGAGCAGGAAAAGTTGGTTCACGAATACGTGTGAAAACGGCAGGGACCCGTTTCACACCCTCACGCTTGATTTTCCATGTGTTTCAGAAATGTGTCGGGGTTTACGATTGGGATGTCTTTGTATCTTCTCAGGTCGGTAAGGTGATGGTCCCCTGATATGATGAAATCTGCGTGAGCCTCAATGGCGCAGGCGAGGATCTTGTTGTCATCCGGGTCGTCCTTCACGGCGTCCACCTCGATTACGCCTGGAGTGATCGTCACAAATCTTTTCAGGAGTTCGATGGAATGGCGGATCTGCCGTGCTGTGTCCCTGTGGATCCTCGTCAGTTTCGGGCTCAGGAGCGTTCTCTCAAGTTCAACAAGTATGTGCCCGGAAAGGAATATGTCTATAACCCCCATCCCGGCAAGTGATAGTATCTTTTCGGCCTTCGAATTGCGTGTCAAATAGGCACTGACTATAACGTTGGTGTCGAGGACAACCCTGATCATTTCTTCTTTGTCTTCGCCTGCCTTCTGACATCCCGGATCGCTTCCTCAATTGCCTTTTCTACAATTGCGGGATCGACATCCCCTATCTTCTCGTGCATTCTGCTGAGATTGGCGAAGAACTCGCTCTTTTCCTTTTCGACAAGGACCTTGTGCCTCATGATCACCGTTGATCCGGTAATCTCGAAATCGATGACATCGCCTTCGCTGACCTTCAGGACGTCCCTGACTTTCTTGGGAAGAGTCATCTGCCCTTTTCTCAGAACCCTCGCGAACGGCATGCAAGTTCTCCTTTCTGGAAAGTTGTACTTATGTACTGTCGTGCACATTGTAGATTATCCTCCTGAATTTGTCAATTGCTCCACAGAACAGGTTTCATGCCGGGAGCGGGCCTGGCAAAAGTATGGAAACAAACTGGTCCCATGAGGAGAACCCCTTTGCCCCCCCTTTTCTGCCCCGGTATCCTTCACCGCTGAACAGAAATCCTTCTTCGAGAATATTCGCAGCGCTTGACTGAACATACTGCTTAAAGCTATTGACGTGGATTCCTCCATGCAGGTATTATTTGATTCTTCGTCGAAACTAATTCTACCCGCTCGGGGTTCCTCTTCAAAATTTATTCTGGACAGATGTGGGGGCGACCGATGGATGAATCCTGATGATGGCGATTGCGAATCGTCGGTATTAAAAGAGTCGGAGGCACCGATATGATTATGCAAAGAATTTCGATATTCGGCCGAACGAAAATACCTTTCCTGCAAGGCGAGAGTATCGATAAGGCGTTTTCTCTGCGAGGGACTAATCCGCTCCATATAATGCTGATCGTCTTTCTTTTGATGACGACCGGTGTTCTCGTTCACGATGCCGCAGGGGATCAGATGCCGCAGGGGATCAGCAGGAGAGCGGGTCAAGGCGCTCCGGGCGGTGTTGAAATCCATGCCGCCAAAGGCGGCTTAGAAGATTATGCCTCTTATCTATACCGGTGTGCGGCCCAGGACTATGAAAAGTGGAGTCAGTCCGGGCTTCCCGTCTATTTCCACAATGCCCTTTTTCATGTCGACTCGGCCATAGCCATCAATACCGAACGGGGCGAGTACTGGTTTCTCCGGGGGATTCTCTATGCCGCCCTCAATTCCGACGCCCTGTCCATGGCAAAGGCAACGGAAAGCCTTATCCACGCCGTGGAGCTTAACCCCGATCATGGGCGGGCCCGGTTGTTGCTGGCCCGGGTCCTTCAGGAGCAGGGGAAATTCCTGCTCGCCGCGGAGCAGTACCGCCTTTTGATCGAAAAAGAACCTCAAAAGGCAACCGGTCTGGTGGTAGCGCCTCTAGCGCTCTGCTACGTGGCGGATCATCGGATAAAGGAGGGGATAACATATTTCAAGAACCTGTCCTTACAATATCCCCGGTCAGTGGCAATCGCCACCTCTCTGGCCGTGCTTCTGAAGAGCGACAACCAGACAGTCCTCGCCAAGAAGGAGCTGCAGCGGGTCATTTCACTCAAAACAGGTCCGGACGCCGAAAGGACATACGGGCGGGATCTGCTGAACGAATGGGATAAGGGAGGAAGTCAGTGAAACGGATCGCCGGTCTGCTGAAACGGTTCTTATTGGTCGGTCTTCTCATTGCCGCCACTTCCCCTCCCGCGTTCTGCTGGACCCTGGAATTGATGAAGGCGGCGGAGGCCGTGAGCGCGGGAACGGCTTCGAAGAAGCAGGAGGCACTGGTCTTCAAGCACAACGCCGAGATCAACCGCATGCGGATGAAAGATTTTTCAATCACGGAATTGGTCAATGGCCAGAAGGTGCGCCACTCGATGACCGATGAAGTCTATCAGAAATGCCAGCATTACTACTCCGAAAAGAATCTGGAGATCGCAAGGCAGGCGGCTGCCGAGAATGGAGCCAGGATGAATCCCCAGCGGCGGGAAAGGAACAGGCCTTTCGATGCCGGCACGGACTCCGACTATATCGTGCAGGCGGACTCTCCGGAACAGGTCAAAACCATTCAGGAGTCCTACAACCGGAAAGTGAATGCATTTCTCGAAGAGCATGGCGTCGACCCGGAAAAGATCGATTACGCCAGGAAGAACGATGTGGATTTCATGGCCGATCCCAGGGGGGTAAACGCGGCGGATTTCGAAAGAATCGCCGGGCTCAACAACGACGCCTACAAGCGGCGAGGCGCGGCGATGTATGAGGCCAAATCGCGGTCCGGAGAAACGCCGGGCTTTGACGAGATTATGGCGTACAAGGACGAGATGGATGATTTCATACAGAAAAAGACCCGCGAGATTGAGCCGATTTCACGGGAGCTCCGGGATCAGCGGAAACGGTATCCGGATGAGAAAAAAGAGCCGCTGGATGCCCAGCAGAAACGCCTCGATATGGAGGCGCGTCTTCAGCAGAAGCAGGCCCAGAAAAGCAAGTATCACGACCGGGCCCAGAACGCCACGTTGGAGTTGGCCAGACAGGCCGGTCTGGAGGATATTATCCGGCCGCAGCAATCCAGCCTTCCGGCGGAGGGCAAGACAAGGGCGTCCTCCGAAACCGTATCCCAGAAGCAGCAGCAGATCAAGTCGGCCACGGCAGAAGCCGCGTCGTCCCACCTCGCCTATCTCGACACCCTCAACGAAGTGCGCGTTTTGGGGGATATGGCCGGCAGGCACCCGGAAAATAGCGGAGCGTACCGGGACCGAATCCTGAAAAAGACCGAAGGGATGACCCCGAGCCAGAAGGGAGAGATCATTGCCCGGATGCGGGAAACCGGAGCGCCGGACAGACTGGTCAGAGAAATCACTGCGGAGATGAAGAGATCATCCGATACCGGTGGCAGGCAGAAACCGACAGCAGTCGAAACCCCTGCCAGGCTCCAAAAGATGGGAAGCATAGCGGCCTATTCAGGAGACCTGCTGAGCATCGCCGATCAACTGAAGAAGGCTGAGCAGGGTCAGCACCTGTTCTTCAATATTTCGGAGCGGGACAGTGAAGCGGTAAAGGTCACCAAAAAGGCGTTGGTGGCCGCCATCGAGCTGGCCCCCATTCCCGTCATCGACGCCCTGGAGCAGGGATGGACCGTTGATGA is a window from the Syntrophorhabdaceae bacterium genome containing:
- a CDS encoding putative toxin-antitoxin system toxin component, PIN family, which encodes MIRVVLDTNVIVSAYLTRNSKAEKILSLAGMGVIDIFLSGHILVELERTLLSPKLTRIHRDTARQIRHSIELLKRFVTITPGVIEVDAVKDDPDDNKILACAIEAHADFIISGDHHLTDLRRYKDIPIVNPDTFLKHMENQA
- a CDS encoding dual specificity protein phosphatase family protein, which translates into the protein MTELPFALKGKIFRSPMPFGTYDPQSVVFDEYVKNDISVVVPLVSVEECKEKANRNLHRLYVEMGFDVVALPIEDYAAPRVEALADVIARVIACAESGRNVVVHCSAGQGRTGTFMACMARRVFGMTGKEAIAWTRRYIPGAVETPEQEKLVHEYV
- a CDS encoding AbrB/MazE/SpoVT family DNA-binding domain-containing protein — its product is MPFARVLRKGQMTLPKKVRDVLKVSEGDVIDFEITGSTVIMRHKVLVEKEKSEFFANLSRMHEKIGDVDPAIVEKAIEEAIRDVRRQAKTKKK